CATATCCAAGTAAAGAAATATGTCCAAGAATATCTTGTCGATTCTCTGTCCCTACACGTACTAAATATTCGCCGTTGCCTCCGGTTTCTTTAGAACCGAATGTTGTTTTACCGTCAAAATCTCCAACATTCGTCATTAATTCTCCCCACTGACTTGCAAGAAGATTTACAATATTAACACCTTCAGATTCACCTTCAAGTAAAGCGGTTTTTGGAGAAAGAAAATGAACATGTGTATCTGCTGTAACCCATCCTTTTTCCCGCCACATTAACGCTTTTTCAATTTCAATTGTTATTTCATCAGTAGACGGCTGAATCTTTATTGTCTTTCTTACAGGTACGATTTCGAAACCTTTTGATATTTCAATATAAACATTTCCCAATGGTAAATCAACTACAGTTTTTCCGGTAATGTAAGTACAATAGTGGATTTTTTCGTTAACATAATCACAGCTATAGTCTTCAAACCATGAAGGATTAGGTATTCTATTTCTATCAATCGGAGCCAAGTATTCACCTGCTTCACCATGAATATGCAATCTTACAGGAACATACTTCTTACTGCCTTTTTCCACTACCTTTAATGTTACCCGTTGAGTTGCAGGAGTTACTACTTGTAAGACCATCTTCTGTTTTTCAATGTTTTTTAAAGGAATTACTTTTTCTCCGGATATATGAAAAACGGCATCAGGATGTGCAGTATATTCGATTAATACTTCTTGTTCAGATATTTCCGGGACAGAATTATTAGGTGTTCCTCTCCACGATTTATTTGGATATACCGGTTGTAATATAGCGGAGATTACCTGACCCATATCAAGTTTTACCTGTTCAAGCAATCCTTTATTATCTAAATCCGGCTTGAATTTCTCATTTTTGGGTAGTTTAAGAATTGCTTTTTTTCGTGATTGCCATCTTAATGGATTATCTGACGCTTCACCTGCAGAAATTGATGATAAAACAGTAATTCCGGACTTTGGTATAAATCGTATCGAAGCAATTTTTTTATTTAAATAAGGGTTCTTCCATGCATACAGCCAGTTCATCCATTTTTCATTAGTTAAATATCTTGTTCTTGTTTGAGACCATCCCCAACGATTAGATAATTGCTCATGATGAGGTCGTACCGGACACGGTTTAATGTGAGAAACAGATTCAAAACAATTTTCTCCCCACCTGCGAACAAACATATTTATCTGGTATCTTCTATTAATCGGTATTTTAAATTCAGTTCCATCAGAATAAACTACAATATAATCTGCAACATGTTCACCTAATCTTCCATCTCCTCCCATCGGCGAAATAAATCCATATTTGTTTTTTTTAAGAGGCATTATATCGGTAGTATGCAAGAATACCAGCCATTGTGTTTTCAAATCAACATCAATATTAATTTCTTTATCTTTTATCAAAATTACTTTATTTATATCAAACGGGATACCCCACGCAACGCATTTACCGGCAGGTGCA
This is a stretch of genomic DNA from Elusimicrobiota bacterium. It encodes these proteins:
- a CDS encoding CehA/McbA family metallohydrolase, giving the protein MEVIVPVSEDGPCTKLFSSVNIKGNISLQNLDGTGISKEMISALKYAPAGKCVAWGIPFDINKVILIKDKEINIDVDLKTQWLVFLHTTDIMPLKKNKYGFISPMGGDGRLGEHVADYIVVYSDGTEFKIPINRRYQINMFVRRWGENCFESVSHIKPCPVRPHHEQLSNRWGWSQTRTRYLTNEKWMNWLYAWKNPYLNKKIASIRFIPKSGITVLSSISAGEASDNPLRWQSRKKAILKLPKNEKFKPDLDNKGLLEQVKLDMGQVISAILQPVYPNKSWRGTPNNSVPEISEQEVLIEYTAHPDAVFHISGEKVIPLKNIEKQKMVLQVVTPATQRVTLKVVEKGSKKYVPVRLHIHGEAGEYLAPIDRNRIPNPSWFEDYSCDYVNEKIHYCTYITGKTVVDLPLGNVYIEISKGFEIVPVRKTIKIQPSTDEITIEIEKALMWREKGWVTADTHVHFLSPKTALLEGESEGVNIVNLLASQWGELMTNVGDFDGKTTFGSKETGGNGEYLVRVGTENRQDILGHISLLGYEGDIIAPMTTGGPDESALGDPVEALLTEWAEQCKKQDGLVIIPHFPSPRLENAAVITSGNADGVELKGGIGPYSLSDWYRYLNCGLMVPIVGGTDKMEADTAVGNIRTYTYIGKDEEFTYELWKKAIRKGNTFVTAGPLMEFSVDGNLPGTRIKIARTGGTVNVEWKVDSVTLPISKVELIVNGEIIESKSSKLHGGHGDSGKWEVKIKKSSWIALLVRGYYSDKLEIIAAHSSPVMIDIEGIEFSSAADAVTILNQIQGAIAYLDTVGTRAETEIYKRMKLKLTAIYRSFHNRMHQMGHFHNHNPLDDHSEHH